In Plasmodium gaboni strain SY75 chromosome 14, whole genome shotgun sequence, one genomic interval encodes:
- a CDS encoding putative cytochrome c oxidase subunit 2, giving the protein MDKIKSWLGFNKNIALTENKFLLRNVNDQEIVQAENVRAEDYPIPEKYLEDPEKIPKYYVFQSNMVTDEDLQPGMLRQLEVDKRLTLPTRTHISFLVTATDVIHSWSIPSLGIKADAIPGRLHKITTFILREGVYYGQCSEMCGTLHGFMPIVVEAVSPEAYAAHAKKYYKE; this is encoded by the coding sequence atgGATAAGATTAAAAGTTGGTTAggatttaataaaaatattgctttaacagaaaataaatttttgtTAAGAAATGTAAATGACCAAGAAATTGTACAAGCAGAAAATGTAAGAGCAGAAGATTATCCAATACCTGAGAAATATTTAGAAGATCCAGAAAAAATAccaaaatattatgtttttcAATCAAATATGGTAACAGATGAAGATTTACAACCTGGTATGTTAAGACAATTAGAAGTAGATAAAAGATTAACATTACCTACAAGAACACATATATCATTTCTAGTAACAGCTACTGATGTTATACACTCATGGTCTATTCCTAGTTTAGGAATAAAAGCTGATGCTATACCTGGACGCTTACATAAAATTACAACTTTTATATTAAGAGAAGGAGTATATTATGGTCAATGTTCTGAAATGTGTGGCACTTTGCATGGATTTATGCCCATAGTGGTTGAGGCTGTCTCACCAGAAGCATATGCCGCTCATGccaaaaaatattacaagGAATGA
- a CDS encoding putative mitochondrial ribosomal protein L17-2 precursor, whose protein sequence is MGYTSTLKFVNLGVRRRLFRRAHKQPHHKWDSIKNQLNELLKYGRIETTLTKAKELQGYAEELIYLAKKDNVENNLKVESMLRTAQGRRRLYEFYVPLYRHRPFFFTRIINQWKLRLRDSAPLAYIEFIDRPGELRPAKPVGYNKIKFIYEEMKKNRRNFRKYFNIAKRLHLLDENDHLLPDFADTGHVPQESWYDEENEEEDDEIIINPELIEKYKQFNNPMLKGPKKGREPFYVELPLPSVTEKTFLNYRKKFKP, encoded by the exons ATGGGATATACTTCGACCCTTAAATTCGTAAATTTGGGTGTGAGGAGGAGGCTATTTAGAAGAGCTCATAAACAACCACATCATAAATGGGATAGTATTAAAAACCAGTTgaatgaattattaaaatatggAAGGATAGAAACAACATTAACAAAAGCAAAAGAGTTACAAGGTTATGCTGAGgaattaatttatttagctaaaaaagataatgtagaaaataatttaaaagtAGAAAGTATGTTAAGAACAGCACAAGGAAGAAGAAGATTATACGAATTTTATGTGCCATTATATAGACATAgaccttttttttttactaGGATTATTAATCAATGGAAATTACGTTTAAGAGATTCAGCACCTTTGGCTTATATCGAATTTATAGATAGGCCAGGAGAACTAAGACCAGCCAAACCGGTAggatataataaaattaaattcatatatgaagaaatgaaaaaaaatcGAAGGAATTTTAGAAAGTACTTTAATATAGCAAAAAGGTTACATCTGCTTGATGAAAATGATCACCTTCTTCCTGACTTTGCTGACACTGGTCATGTTCCCCAAGAATCt TGGTATGATGAAGAGaatgaagaagaagatgatgaaattattattaaccCCGAattaatagaaaaatataaacaatttAATAACCCTATGTTGAAAGGACCAAAAAAAGGAAGAGAACCTTTTTATGTAGAATTACCTTTACCAAGTGTTACAgaaaaaacatttttaaattacagaaaaaaatttaagccgtaa